The following are encoded in a window of Sinomonas cyclohexanicum genomic DNA:
- a CDS encoding HNH endonuclease family protein, with translation MLQRSSRAFGRLRRRSGALGLAFVAGLAALVLGWLIGLVRIPGIESPIPGAQAQIGGVRAARLEAAKASLASIPVKGRAPKTGYARTQFGQAWADTDRNGCDTRNDILGRDLVSPVFKPGTRDCLVLSGTFHDPYTGKTIDFQRGERSGDVQIDHVVPLSDAWQKGAQQWTAQRRLEFANDPANLRAMDGPSNQEKGDADLATWLPPNKPFRCEYAVTIVEVKAAYGLWMTDAEHGKAAELLSACKAE, from the coding sequence ATGCTGCAGCGATCGTCCCGTGCGTTCGGACGCCTGCGCCGACGGTCGGGTGCGCTCGGGCTCGCGTTTGTCGCGGGGTTGGCCGCCCTCGTGCTCGGGTGGCTCATCGGACTTGTCCGCATTCCGGGAATCGAATCCCCGATCCCGGGCGCGCAGGCGCAGATCGGGGGCGTCCGCGCAGCGAGGCTCGAGGCTGCCAAGGCCTCCCTCGCGTCAATCCCCGTCAAGGGGCGTGCACCCAAGACGGGCTACGCCCGGACCCAGTTCGGGCAGGCATGGGCGGACACTGACAGGAACGGCTGCGATACGCGCAACGACATCCTCGGAAGGGACCTCGTCAGCCCCGTCTTCAAGCCTGGTACGCGCGACTGTCTCGTCCTCTCTGGGACCTTCCACGATCCCTACACAGGCAAGACGATCGACTTCCAACGAGGCGAACGGTCGGGCGATGTGCAGATCGACCACGTGGTGCCGCTCTCCGACGCCTGGCAGAAGGGGGCCCAGCAGTGGACCGCGCAGAGGCGGCTCGAGTTCGCCAACGACCCGGCGAACCTTCGGGCCATGGACGGCCCGTCGAACCAGGAGAAGGGAGACGCGGACCTGGCCACTTGGCTGCCGCCGAACAAGCCGTTCAGGTGTGAGTATGCGGTCACGATCGTCGAGGTCAAGGCCGCCTACGGCCTCTGGATGACCGATGCCGAGCACGGCAAGGCGGCCGAGCTGCTCTCGGCGTGCAAGGCCGAGTGA
- a CDS encoding DNA alkylation repair protein gives MVAGTRTAGGFLAALESLSSDDELRKYKRAFPVARRGRDRFLGVRMGAVLELAHASVDMPLDEVERLLESQWHEARTGAVSIMDLQARRRTTTSERRRELYELYMRRHDRIDSWDLVDVAAVHVVGGYLSDKSREPLYELARSPRPCERRTAIVATMYFLGSGDTQDLFRIAEMLAQDPDESVQKATGWALRTAGTPRLETFLNLWAPRMTRVALRYAVENLPKGARERYLKAS, from the coding sequence ATGGTCGCCGGCACGCGGACCGCCGGGGGGTTCCTGGCGGCGTTGGAGTCCCTGAGCTCGGACGACGAGCTCCGGAAGTACAAGCGTGCTTTCCCTGTGGCACGGCGCGGCCGAGATCGCTTCCTCGGGGTCCGCATGGGCGCCGTCCTCGAGCTTGCCCACGCCTCGGTGGACATGCCGCTGGACGAGGTGGAACGGCTCCTGGAGAGCCAGTGGCACGAGGCCAGGACCGGAGCGGTGAGCATCATGGACCTCCAGGCCCGCCGGCGCACCACCACCTCCGAGCGGCGCCGCGAACTCTACGAGCTGTACATGCGCCGGCACGACCGGATCGACTCGTGGGACCTCGTGGACGTGGCCGCGGTCCATGTGGTCGGCGGCTACCTCTCGGACAAGTCGAGGGAGCCACTGTACGAGCTGGCCCGATCACCCAGGCCGTGCGAACGCAGGACGGCGATTGTCGCGACGATGTACTTCCTGGGCTCGGGAGACACGCAGGATCTCTTCCGGATCGCGGAAATGCTCGCCCAGGACCCGGACGAATCCGTGCAGAAGGCCACCGGCTGGGCCCTGCGGACCGCCGGCACTCCGAGGCTCGAGACGTTCCTGAACCTCTGGGCGCCGCGCATGACGAGGGTTGCCCTCCGGTACGCGGTCGAGAACCTGCCCAAGGGCGCACGTGAGAGGTACCTCAAGGCCTCGTGA
- a CDS encoding CHAT domain-containing WD40 repeat protein: protein MSVDMCLELRENGLPGHYAVRVLSAPAGGQSHGTLNLDVDRIQGSLRDVESTVLASSVSARRVVPQSEQVLQAMGSELFAAAFPRDVYGTYRASLASAAQSGERLRVVLSFAAPQLAALPWELMFDPGLGTYVCRSEPLLRTIPAEDYHRRPLRITPPLRILGIVASPRGLPQLDVEAEKQHLAEALSDYVESGQIELVWTEEATWDEVHELLLDGPWHAVHFIGHGDYDALSESGLVVFNGPDGRPHRVTADQLVDLLSTADPTPRLVFLNSCNSGRSGDEDLFSSTSAALVRGGISAVVAMQFAVSDAGAIAFSRGFYKALAAGRAVDEATRNGRIAMRGRSDTSLEWVTPVLCVRGGATELFALGRRSRRAARQAAEPAAPRRPRPVVAQEEEPAHAAGPQAVPGGAGREEEPPGAHDAGAVPFASTVPFAAAAPESLPLSPPARRLRVGDDAGGLAMSADGALIAVGRRRGVTLIETASGAVVRELRTEDGRDFSRVALSGSTDRVAAGSWFGSLAVWNASTGTQLMAASAGASVDGLAFASQGRLVVGSLESMSREAQRTLVTTWDATTGARGRVARQQDLDEPNDALALSADGAWLAEADPQGVVEVHGTETGDLAGRIHSPGPVRVLAVSGGGERVAAGSADFGLCVWSLAGPAPRLDVVRSGDVGHLAFNGTGSQLAASCVDGRLLVLDPDSGRIWVAVECRERVRALALAADCSSLAALEDDGTVTLWHLAASTSS, encoded by the coding sequence ATGAGCGTTGACATGTGCCTCGAGCTTCGGGAGAACGGCCTCCCCGGGCACTATGCCGTGCGCGTCCTCAGCGCGCCGGCCGGTGGGCAGAGCCACGGAACCCTGAACCTCGACGTCGATCGCATCCAGGGATCGCTGCGGGACGTCGAATCGACGGTCCTCGCCTCGTCGGTGTCCGCGCGCCGTGTGGTGCCGCAGTCGGAGCAGGTCCTGCAGGCGATGGGAAGCGAGCTGTTCGCCGCGGCGTTCCCCCGAGACGTCTACGGCACCTACCGCGCGAGCCTCGCCTCAGCCGCGCAGTCCGGCGAGCGGTTGCGCGTGGTCCTGAGCTTTGCCGCGCCCCAGCTGGCGGCGCTGCCCTGGGAGCTCATGTTCGACCCGGGGCTCGGAACCTATGTGTGCCGTTCGGAACCGCTCCTCCGGACGATCCCCGCCGAGGACTACCACCGCCGGCCCCTGAGGATCACGCCGCCCCTGCGCATTCTCGGCATCGTCGCTTCGCCCCGAGGCCTGCCGCAGCTCGACGTCGAGGCGGAGAAGCAGCACCTCGCCGAGGCGCTGTCCGATTATGTGGAGTCCGGGCAGATTGAACTTGTCTGGACTGAGGAGGCCACGTGGGACGAGGTCCACGAACTGCTTCTGGACGGGCCCTGGCACGCGGTCCACTTCATCGGGCACGGTGACTACGATGCCCTGAGCGAGTCGGGCCTTGTGGTGTTCAACGGTCCCGACGGCAGGCCCCACCGCGTCACGGCGGACCAGCTGGTCGACTTGCTGAGCACGGCCGACCCCACTCCGCGGCTCGTGTTCCTCAACTCGTGCAATTCGGGGCGGTCTGGGGACGAGGACCTATTCTCCAGCACGTCTGCGGCCTTGGTGCGCGGGGGCATCAGCGCGGTCGTCGCGATGCAGTTCGCGGTCTCGGACGCGGGTGCCATCGCCTTCTCGCGCGGCTTCTACAAGGCACTCGCCGCGGGCCGGGCGGTCGACGAGGCCACACGCAACGGGCGCATCGCCATGCGCGGACGCTCGGACACGAGCCTCGAGTGGGTGACGCCGGTGCTGTGTGTGCGCGGCGGTGCCACGGAGCTGTTCGCGCTCGGCAGGCGGTCACGACGCGCCGCCCGTCAGGCAGCGGAGCCTGCCGCTCCCCGGCGGCCGCGGCCGGTCGTGGCGCAGGAGGAGGAACCGGCACACGCCGCGGGCCCGCAAGCGGTGCCGGGCGGGGCGGGCCGGGAAGAGGAGCCCCCCGGTGCGCACGACGCCGGGGCGGTCCCGTTCGCCAGCACGGTCCCGTTCGCAGCCGCGGCACCTGAGAGCCTGCCGCTGAGCCCCCCGGCGCGCCGCCTCCGCGTGGGCGACGACGCAGGGGGCCTGGCCATGTCCGCCGACGGTGCCCTCATCGCCGTCGGGCGACGACGCGGGGTGACGCTGATCGAGACGGCGAGCGGCGCCGTCGTGCGCGAGCTCCGCACGGAGGACGGACGGGACTTCTCTCGGGTGGCCCTGAGCGGCTCGACCGACCGCGTGGCTGCAGGCTCGTGGTTTGGCTCGCTCGCCGTGTGGAACGCGTCGACGGGGACGCAGCTCATGGCCGCCTCGGCCGGCGCCTCGGTGGATGGGCTGGCCTTCGCCTCGCAGGGGCGGCTCGTGGTCGGCTCCCTCGAGTCCATGTCCCGCGAGGCCCAGCGAACGCTCGTGACGACGTGGGACGCGACGACGGGAGCGCGGGGCCGTGTCGCCCGGCAGCAGGACCTTGACGAGCCGAACGATGCCCTCGCCCTCAGTGCCGACGGCGCATGGCTGGCGGAGGCGGATCCCCAAGGGGTCGTGGAGGTCCACGGCACGGAAACCGGCGATCTCGCCGGGCGGATCCACTCCCCCGGGCCAGTCCGAGTCCTCGCCGTGAGCGGCGGCGGAGAGCGGGTGGCCGCTGGTTCAGCCGACTTCGGGCTGTGTGTGTGGAGCCTTGCTGGTCCGGCCCCTCGCCTGGACGTCGTGCGGAGCGGCGACGTGGGCCACCTCGCGTTCAACGGCACCGGGAGCCAGCTCGCGGCCAGCTGCGTCGACGGCCGCCTTCTGGTCCTCGATCCCGACTCCGGCCGGATCTGGGTCGCCGTCGAATGCAGGGAACGAGTCCGTGCGCTGGCCCTCGCCGCGGACTGCTCTAGTCTCGCCGCGCTCGAGGACGACGGCACGGTGACCCTCTGGCACCTCGCCGCCTCTACCTCTTCTTGA
- a CDS encoding iron chaperone: MGEVTEYLASLDGPDGEAVRHVYDVAREIAPEATEGRSYGMAALLLHGKGYASVMVAKKHLSVFPFSGQVLEAFADRLGEFDWAKGTLRFTAEHPVPDSLLRDIFTARIAEIETQLKKR, encoded by the coding sequence ATGGGTGAGGTCACGGAGTACCTGGCGAGCCTCGACGGGCCCGACGGCGAGGCAGTGAGGCACGTCTACGACGTCGCCCGCGAGATCGCGCCCGAGGCGACCGAGGGCCGGAGCTACGGCATGGCTGCGCTGCTCCTGCACGGGAAGGGCTACGCGAGCGTGATGGTCGCGAAGAAGCACCTCTCCGTCTTCCCCTTCAGCGGGCAGGTGCTGGAGGCGTTCGCGGATCGGCTCGGCGAGTTCGACTGGGCGAAGGGCACGCTGCGCTTCACCGCCGAGCACCCCGTCCCCGACAGCCTGCTCCGCGACATCTTCACGGCCCGCATCGCCGAGATCGAAACGCAGCTCAAGAAGAGGTAG
- a CDS encoding 5-methylcytosine restriction system specificity protein McrC, translated as MTQADPERTTATGHPADAADPEHAPSPGHPAAAADGSVVVAGGVSIPVRNVWLLLLYASEFYQSGPEAFDGVEEYPEKLPELLAELLVASTEDRLRRPLTPSFAKTSRDLSRVRGGIDTLRTESHQLLSRGLVACRFEELTVDTPRNRLIRTALDSIARLCGDEELMRRCQGQSQRLAQLGVGVLDLRAGQRDQSVLAALRLTRNDQRDRSVLLAARLALQLSLPFGRTNPGHGRGALDERQFRNLFEGAVGGFYTVHGRPRRWTVQRGRKVGWKTTGATLGMAAVLPHMVTDVWIDVPAQASAPGRRLIIDTKFTAALRPGRFARETLSSGHLYQLYAYVREQESTSDPASLAAGGLLLYPSTGAALSESFVSSGHRLGAATVDLSVASVLVRDQLIAAVAPYLAP; from the coding sequence GTGACGCAGGCCGACCCCGAGCGCACGACGGCGACCGGCCACCCCGCGGACGCCGCCGACCCCGAGCACGCGCCGTCGCCCGGCCACCCGGCCGCGGCCGCGGACGGTTCCGTCGTCGTCGCCGGCGGGGTGAGCATCCCGGTCCGCAACGTGTGGCTCCTGCTCCTGTACGCGTCGGAGTTCTACCAGTCGGGCCCCGAGGCGTTCGACGGCGTCGAGGAGTACCCCGAGAAGCTGCCCGAGCTGCTCGCCGAGCTGCTCGTCGCGAGCACCGAGGACCGGTTGCGGAGGCCCCTCACGCCCTCGTTCGCCAAGACCTCGCGGGACCTGTCCCGCGTGCGCGGGGGGATCGATACCCTGCGTACCGAGTCCCACCAGCTCCTCTCGCGCGGCCTCGTCGCGTGCCGGTTCGAGGAGCTCACGGTGGACACGCCGCGCAATCGGCTGATCCGCACGGCGCTGGACTCGATCGCCCGGCTGTGCGGCGACGAGGAGCTCATGCGGCGCTGCCAGGGCCAGTCGCAGCGGCTGGCCCAGCTCGGCGTCGGCGTCCTCGACCTGCGGGCCGGGCAGCGCGACCAGTCTGTGCTGGCCGCGTTGCGCCTGACCCGCAACGACCAGCGGGACCGCTCGGTGCTGCTCGCGGCCCGGCTCGCGCTCCAGCTGTCGCTGCCGTTCGGGCGCACCAACCCGGGGCACGGACGGGGCGCCCTCGACGAGCGCCAGTTCCGGAACCTGTTCGAGGGGGCCGTCGGCGGCTTCTACACGGTGCACGGGCGCCCGCGCCGGTGGACCGTGCAGCGCGGCCGAAAGGTCGGCTGGAAGACGACCGGTGCCACCCTCGGAATGGCCGCCGTCCTGCCGCACATGGTCACGGACGTGTGGATCGACGTTCCCGCCCAGGCGTCCGCCCCGGGCCGCCGGCTGATCATCGACACCAAGTTCACGGCGGCGCTGCGGCCGGGCCGGTTCGCACGCGAGACCCTCAGCTCGGGCCACCTGTACCAGCTGTACGCCTACGTGCGCGAGCAGGAGTCCACCTCGGATCCCGCGTCCCTCGCGGCGGGCGGTCTCCTGCTGTACCCGTCGACGGGCGCGGCGCTCTCTGAATCCTTCGTCTCCTCCGGCCACCGGCTCGGCGCTGCGACCGTGGACCTCTCCGTCGCCTCCGTGCTCGTCCGCGACCAGCTCATCGCCGCCGTGGCCCCTTATCTCGCGCCCTGA
- a CDS encoding McrB family protein produces the protein MVEAGVPEGQYWFVGAYYADQEPKDQTERFISQHIWENGFEDRYLDTVKSMKVGDQIALKSTYVRRKGLPFDPQGHAVSVMAIKAVGVITANPGDGRKIAVDWTRVDSPREWYLYTGRHTIWKVTPGHWMREELLRFTFWGEAQDTDRFRNAPAWAKRFGDSDPKPEQRFEWTAFYEAMATALLGFRHRRPELLAHLREMQERHEELGFLMDRDWRDNPVPLKDICPFTVMGTFNRGTTPAKRTEIAADWAAFLGVKVPAPTGFDGIPLLNNQNSWFFPPAGTRQRDDIDSLWDVFEAALAAADSSEDHERFRLAAAYDRARDIYRVGTKLTMGLFWVRPWNFLPLDGRSRTYLKTELMLDQDFFTADGAAYVTLLDTLASKFEDPQFAVHSFPELSWTAYLERYGQGSHAQTAEGEAPEPEDDPTPVSPQASYTVHDIVTDGCFIDEADLNSYLARWRSKKNLILQGPPGTGKTWLARRLAYALIGTRDNKSALRATQFHPNSSYEDFVRGWRPGSDGKLTLVDGPFLEMVERANANPDVPHVMLIEEINRGNPVQVFGELLTLIEAGKRSPRESLQLAYPRSGTESVHVPSNLYIIGTMNLADRSLAIMDLAFRRRFAFVSLEPNVNDAWQAWMSARHGVDPKELELVRFHFDALNDRIADDPTLGSEFRLGHSFVTPPAEERVSSFADWFRGVVDTEIVPTLEEYWFDDAAKAEAASAALLEGLE, from the coding sequence ATGGTGGAAGCGGGCGTTCCCGAGGGTCAGTACTGGTTCGTCGGAGCGTACTACGCAGACCAGGAACCGAAGGACCAGACCGAACGGTTCATCTCGCAGCACATCTGGGAGAACGGGTTCGAGGACCGCTACCTCGACACCGTGAAGTCGATGAAGGTGGGCGACCAGATCGCCCTGAAGTCGACGTACGTCCGCCGCAAGGGCCTCCCCTTCGACCCGCAGGGCCACGCGGTCTCCGTCATGGCGATCAAGGCCGTCGGCGTCATCACCGCCAACCCCGGCGACGGGCGCAAGATCGCCGTGGACTGGACCCGCGTCGACTCCCCGCGCGAGTGGTACCTCTACACCGGCCGTCACACCATCTGGAAGGTCACCCCCGGCCACTGGATGCGCGAGGAGCTCCTCCGCTTCACCTTCTGGGGCGAGGCGCAGGACACGGACCGGTTCCGCAACGCCCCGGCCTGGGCCAAGCGGTTCGGCGACTCGGACCCGAAGCCGGAGCAGCGCTTCGAGTGGACCGCGTTCTACGAGGCCATGGCGACGGCGCTCCTGGGCTTCCGCCACCGCCGCCCCGAGCTGCTCGCGCACCTGCGCGAGATGCAGGAGCGCCACGAGGAGCTCGGCTTCCTCATGGACCGCGACTGGCGGGACAACCCGGTGCCGCTCAAGGACATCTGCCCGTTCACGGTCATGGGCACGTTCAACCGCGGCACCACTCCGGCCAAGCGCACCGAGATCGCGGCCGACTGGGCCGCGTTCCTCGGCGTCAAGGTCCCGGCGCCCACCGGCTTCGACGGGATCCCGCTGCTGAACAACCAGAACTCGTGGTTCTTCCCGCCGGCCGGCACCCGCCAGCGGGACGACATCGACAGCCTCTGGGACGTCTTCGAGGCCGCGCTCGCCGCCGCCGACTCGAGCGAGGACCACGAGCGGTTCCGCCTCGCCGCCGCCTACGACCGCGCCCGCGACATCTACCGCGTGGGCACCAAACTCACCATGGGCCTGTTCTGGGTCCGCCCGTGGAACTTCCTGCCGCTGGACGGCCGCTCGAGGACCTACCTCAAGACCGAGCTCATGCTGGACCAGGACTTCTTCACGGCCGACGGCGCAGCGTACGTCACGCTGCTGGACACGCTCGCCTCGAAGTTCGAGGACCCCCAGTTCGCGGTCCACTCGTTCCCGGAGCTGTCCTGGACGGCATACCTCGAGCGGTACGGCCAGGGCTCCCACGCGCAGACGGCCGAGGGCGAGGCGCCGGAGCCCGAGGACGACCCGACGCCCGTCTCGCCGCAGGCCAGCTACACGGTGCACGACATCGTCACGGACGGCTGCTTCATCGACGAGGCAGACCTCAACTCGTACCTGGCGCGCTGGCGGTCCAAGAAGAACCTCATCCTCCAGGGCCCTCCCGGCACCGGCAAGACGTGGCTGGCCCGGCGCCTCGCCTATGCGCTCATCGGCACGAGGGACAACAAGTCCGCGCTCCGCGCGACGCAGTTCCACCCGAACTCGAGCTACGAGGACTTCGTGCGCGGCTGGCGGCCCGGCTCGGACGGCAAGCTCACGCTCGTGGACGGGCCGTTCCTCGAGATGGTCGAGCGGGCCAACGCGAACCCGGACGTGCCGCACGTCATGCTCATCGAGGAGATCAACCGCGGCAACCCAGTCCAGGTCTTCGGCGAGCTCCTGACCCTCATCGAGGCGGGGAAGCGCTCCCCGCGAGAGTCCCTCCAGCTCGCGTACCCGCGCTCGGGCACCGAGAGCGTCCACGTGCCCAGCAACCTCTACATCATCGGCACGATGAACCTCGCCGACCGCTCGCTCGCGATCATGGACCTCGCGTTCCGCCGGCGCTTCGCGTTCGTCTCCCTCGAGCCGAACGTCAACGACGCGTGGCAGGCGTGGATGTCGGCGCGGCACGGCGTAGACCCGAAGGAGCTCGAGCTCGTCCGCTTCCACTTCGACGCGCTCAACGACCGCATCGCCGACGACCCGACGCTCGGCTCCGAGTTCCGGCTCGGCCACTCCTTCGTGACCCCGCCGGCCGAGGAGCGCGTCTCCTCGTTCGCGGACTGGTTCCGCGGCGTCGTGGACACCGAGATCGTCCCAACCCTCGAGGAGTACTGGTTCGACGACGCGGCGAAGGCCGAGGCGGCGTCGGCGGCCCTCCTCGAGGGCCTCGAGTGA
- a CDS encoding dihydrofolate reductase family protein, translated as MGRLVYMNLASLDGYIADRAGNFDWAAPDEDVHAAVNDLLRPVGTYLYGRRVYEVMRAWEDPRIEAGQPAVVRDFAQIWRGAEKIVYSRTLEEATTARTRLERVFDPAEVRALKEHSGADLAIGGPGLAAEAFAARLVDEGRLFIAPVAVGGGTPALPDARLDLVLADERRIGRFAYLRYTIT; from the coding sequence ATGGGACGCCTCGTCTACATGAACCTCGCCTCGCTCGACGGCTACATCGCGGACCGCGCCGGGAACTTCGACTGGGCGGCCCCGGACGAGGACGTCCACGCCGCGGTCAACGATCTCCTGCGCCCGGTGGGCACCTACCTGTACGGGCGGCGGGTCTACGAGGTGATGCGCGCGTGGGAGGACCCCAGAATCGAGGCCGGCCAGCCCGCCGTCGTGCGCGATTTCGCTCAGATCTGGCGCGGCGCGGAGAAGATCGTGTACTCCCGGACGCTCGAGGAGGCCACGACGGCGCGGACCAGGCTCGAGCGGGTCTTCGATCCCGCCGAGGTGCGCGCGCTCAAGGAACACTCGGGGGCAGACCTCGCAATCGGCGGCCCGGGCCTCGCGGCGGAGGCGTTCGCGGCGCGCCTCGTGGACGAGGGCCGGCTGTTCATCGCCCCCGTCGCGGTGGGCGGCGGGACGCCCGCGCTGCCGGATGCGCGGCTCGATCTGGTGCTCGCCGACGAACGCCGGATCGGACGCTTCGCGTACCTGCGCTACACCATCACGTGA
- a CDS encoding SDR family NAD(P)-dependent oxidoreductase: protein MTARPALPRLDGATVAVTGATAGIGYFTAEQLARLGASVVISARSPQRGAAAEASIRAQVPGAVVRTVPLDLSSLAATHDAAALLAGLPRLDAVVANAGAVGLPDHVKPRAERGPRTRTTPDGLELFWGTNFLGTYALVAGLLPRLMESGGRLVTVGSISYAAAKAPADTVPDPAEPRSDLSKYAQSKLAVMSLGFELARRLEGTGASSVVVHPGTAMDALAPVRVGVAVNQPDPFPALRPLLRLIGQGKDRAASALVAGVASPDVANGDYWGPSGPFQLSGPPAKHTPRPSVLDPDPAARLVAEAERLSGVRLPV from the coding sequence ATGACCGCCCGGCCCGCGCTCCCGAGGCTCGACGGCGCCACGGTCGCCGTCACCGGCGCCACCGCCGGAATCGGCTACTTCACGGCCGAGCAGCTCGCCCGCCTCGGCGCGTCCGTAGTGATCAGCGCGCGCAGCCCGCAGCGGGGAGCCGCCGCGGAGGCCAGCATCCGCGCGCAGGTGCCGGGCGCCGTCGTGCGCACGGTTCCCCTGGACCTGTCGAGCCTCGCCGCGACGCACGACGCCGCCGCGCTCCTCGCCGGGCTGCCGCGCCTCGACGCGGTGGTCGCCAACGCGGGAGCGGTGGGCCTGCCCGACCACGTGAAGCCGCGTGCCGAGCGGGGGCCGCGGACGCGGACCACCCCGGACGGCCTCGAGCTGTTCTGGGGGACCAACTTCCTGGGCACGTATGCGCTGGTCGCCGGACTGCTGCCCCGGCTCATGGAGTCCGGCGGGAGGCTCGTGACGGTGGGGAGCATCAGCTACGCCGCGGCCAAGGCGCCCGCGGACACCGTGCCGGACCCGGCCGAGCCGCGCTCCGACCTGTCCAAGTACGCCCAGTCCAAGCTCGCCGTGATGTCGCTCGGGTTCGAGCTCGCGCGGCGCCTCGAGGGCACGGGCGCGTCGTCCGTGGTGGTGCACCCGGGCACGGCGATGGACGCGCTCGCGCCCGTCCGCGTGGGCGTCGCGGTCAACCAGCCCGACCCGTTCCCTGCGCTGCGGCCGCTGCTTCGGCTCATCGGCCAGGGCAAGGACCGGGCGGCGAGTGCGCTGGTCGCGGGGGTCGCGAGTCCAGACGTTGCCAACGGCGACTACTGGGGCCCGTCCGGCCCCTTCCAGCTGAGTGGGCCACCGGCGAAGCACACTCCGCGGCCGTCGGTCCTCGACCCCGATCCCGCGGCCCGGCTCGTGGCCGAGGCGGAGCGGCTGAGCGGGGTCCGGCTGCCCGTGTGA
- a CDS encoding universal stress protein produces the protein MTGPIVVGVDGSETARYAAQQARDLAVALGAPLHIVSAFDTDRTEVLGSGSDTWIVSDADTTVATAKKAAEALEAPGLTVTYGAARGKPAEAIIAEAERVGARMIVVGNRGMQGLGRFLGSVANSVAHSAPCDVYIVKTVGS, from the coding sequence ATGACTGGACCGATCGTTGTCGGGGTGGACGGCAGCGAGACCGCGCGTTACGCCGCGCAGCAGGCCCGCGACCTCGCGGTGGCCCTCGGTGCGCCGCTCCACATCGTGTCCGCCTTCGACACCGACCGCACCGAGGTGCTCGGCAGCGGCAGCGACACGTGGATCGTCTCCGACGCGGACACGACCGTGGCCACGGCGAAGAAGGCCGCCGAGGCCCTCGAGGCGCCGGGCCTCACGGTCACGTACGGCGCGGCGCGCGGCAAGCCGGCCGAGGCGATCATCGCCGAGGCCGAGCGCGTGGGAGCGCGGATGATCGTGGTGGGCAACCGCGGCATGCAGGGTCTGGGCCGGTTCCTCGGGAGCGTGGCCAACTCGGTGGCGCACTCCGCCCCCTGCGACGTCTACATCGTCAAGACCGTCGGCTCCTGA
- a CDS encoding NAD(P)H-binding protein — MSRIAIIGGHGKVALLLAPLLVERGDEVTSIIRNPAHAAEVEATGATPVVEDIETLDEAGMAALLSGHDAVVWSAGAGGGSPARTQAVDRDAAIRSMKAAADAGVPRYVMVSYLGSRPDHGIPETNPFFHYAEAKAAADEHLRGTGLDWTILGPSTLTLDPGTGRISLADPTDSRSVSRADVAAVAAAALREPRTVHEFVGFNQGETPIAEALGAL, encoded by the coding sequence ATGTCCCGCATCGCCATCATCGGAGGCCACGGCAAGGTGGCACTGCTCCTCGCCCCACTGCTCGTGGAGCGGGGAGACGAGGTCACCTCGATCATCCGCAACCCCGCGCACGCGGCGGAGGTCGAGGCGACGGGCGCCACTCCGGTCGTGGAGGACATCGAGACGCTTGACGAGGCGGGCATGGCCGCACTCCTCTCCGGGCACGACGCCGTCGTGTGGTCGGCAGGCGCGGGCGGCGGGAGCCCGGCCCGGACCCAGGCCGTGGACCGCGACGCGGCGATCCGGTCCATGAAGGCCGCCGCGGACGCAGGAGTCCCCCGGTACGTCATGGTCTCCTACCTCGGTTCCCGTCCCGACCACGGGATCCCGGAGACCAACCCGTTCTTCCACTACGCCGAGGCGAAGGCCGCCGCGGACGAGCACCTGCGCGGCACGGGCCTCGACTGGACGATCCTCGGCCCGTCCACGCTCACGCTCGACCCGGGCACCGGAAGGATCTCCCTCGCCGACCCCACGGACTCGCGCAGCGTGAGCCGCGCGGACGTCGCGGCGGTGGCGGCCGCGGCCCTGCGCGAGCCGCGCACGGTCCATGAGTTCGTGGGCTTCAACCAGGGCGAGACGCCGATCGCCGAGGCCCTCGGCGCGCTCTGA
- a CDS encoding GbsR/MarR family transcriptional regulator codes for MSAEPDTPDLDAQAGPEPRALPESAESSAAVMIAAGFPRIPARALMALVVSEDGALTAAELSEVLGVSAAAVSGAVRYLQTVGFVHRVAQPGSRRDRYALPEDLWYVATLRQNPIYHQLGALSMALAEDLPTGSAARARAEDMAHFYRFIAERMPKLLDEWEQERRG; via the coding sequence GTGAGCGCGGAACCGGACACCCCGGACCTCGACGCGCAGGCCGGCCCGGAGCCGCGCGCGCTGCCCGAATCCGCAGAGAGCTCGGCGGCAGTCATGATCGCCGCCGGGTTCCCCCGCATCCCGGCCCGCGCCCTGATGGCGCTCGTCGTCTCCGAGGACGGCGCCCTGACCGCCGCGGAGCTGTCCGAGGTCCTCGGGGTGAGCGCCGCCGCCGTCTCCGGCGCGGTGCGGTACCTGCAGACCGTCGGGTTCGTGCACCGCGTCGCCCAGCCCGGGAGCCGTCGCGACCGCTACGCCCTGCCGGAGGACCTCTGGTACGTCGCCACGCTGAGGCAGAATCCCATCTACCACCAGCTCGGCGCGCTCTCGATGGCCCTCGCCGAGGACCTCCCGACCGGGTCCGCGGCGCGCGCCCGGGCTGAGGACATGGCCCACTTCTACCGGTTCATCGCCGAGCGCATGCCCAAGCTCCTCGACGAATGGGAGCAGGAGCGGCGGGGCTGA